The Anopheles coluzzii chromosome 2, AcolN3, whole genome shotgun sequence genome window below encodes:
- the LOC120950119 gene encoding uncharacterized protein LOC120950119, whose product MGLPAFLNFSNNIRTHATFVGVMLSLDAVVTLLLSLAWSLEEDKLPDNIKQMTALKEGILVMGIVNSLFALLYWIGYLKRQRWCLTVFIGFMAIAITLQFIGLLGAMLQLNFVSACVMLIVLAINGYVLLVVLQLRKANSEFTMPQQGVYGV is encoded by the exons ATGGGACTGCCGGCGTTTTTGAACTTTTCCAACAACATCCGGACGCATGCTACGTTCGTGGGTGTGATGCTGTCTCTGGATGCGGTCGTCACACTGCTGCTCAGCTTGGCGTGGTCGCTAGAGGAAGACAAGCTTCCAGACAATA TCAAGCAGATGACCGCTCTGAAGGAAGGTATCCTTGTTATGGGCATTGTGAACTCACTCTTTGCACTCCTGTACTGGATCGGATATCTCAAG CGTCAACGGTGGTGCCTGACAGTGTTTATCGGATTTATGGCCATTGCGATCACGCTTCAGTTCATCGGGCTGCTTGGCGCGATGCTGCAGCTGAACTTCGTTAGTGCGTGCGTAATGCTGATCGTGCTCG CCATTAACGGGtacgtgctgctggtggtgctgcaaCTCCGTAAAGCCAATTCTGAGTTTACCATGCCGCAACAAGGTGTATACGGTGTCTGA
- the LOC120950110 gene encoding uncharacterized protein LOC120950110, which produces MAKGRTCGWLWSPRFHGVLVGLLVLVNAISSIMASAYLQVKFDDFRKVPDELSLYYRYATIDIIFVAIVLLVVIAYFVGIMSVNEYYIIPFGILLLLDFMGYVATEMATTLNSDKPELFQGRTAGTVFEIAVFGYMFVTVFCLFRDLQRNRHMQEERLRGYRSLSSSTEHIEM; this is translated from the exons ATGGCCAAAGGACGCACCTGTGGATGGCTGTGGAGCCCCCGGTTTCACGGTGTGCTGGTGGGGCTGCTAGTGCTCGTGAATGCCATCTCCTCCATCATGGCTTCGGCCTACCTTCAAGTGAAGTTTGACGACTTCCGGAAGGTTCCGGATGAGC TGTCCCTGTACTATCGGTACGCAACGATTGATATTATATTCGTGGCAATTGTACTGCTGGTTGTGATTGCATACTTCGTCGGAATCATGAGC GTGAACGAGTACTACATCATCCCGTTCGGGATACTGCTCCTGCTAGACTTCATGGGTTACGTTGCAACGGAGATGGCAACAACGCTGAACAGCGACAAGCCCGAACTGTTCCAGGGCCGTACGGCAGGAACCGTATTCGAAATCG CTGTTTTCGGTTACATGTTTGTGACGGTGTTCTGCCTGTTCCGGGATCTGCAGCGCAATCGGCACATGCAGGAGGAACGTTTGCGCGGCTACCGCAGCttgagcagcagcacggaGCACATAGAGATGTGA
- the LOC120950118 gene encoding uncharacterized protein LOC120950118, with protein sequence MGNMNLCSNIKFHGYLIVVFSALLTVSVLISSVTLKLLYPNRQDVDIPNDFQDLIDYGWFDFTGDVVHLISIGVLCYGIRKENRFCLIPFMLSIVFDWVAYLIANTRNGSAMPYQVWLVTTALFLYVFVTLIGLYKLFQMKLKEGTDRSDEFNKTMCL encoded by the exons ATGGGCAACATGAATCTCTGCTCAAACATCAAGTTCCACGGCTACTTGATCGTGGTGTTTTCGGCGCTGCTCACGGTCAGCGTTCTGATTAGCTCGGTGACGCTGAAGCTGCTCTACCCGAACCGTCAGGATGTGGATATTCCAAACGATT TTCAAGATCTGATCGATTACGGATGGTTCGACTTTACCGGTGATGTTGTGCATCTGATCTCGATCGGAGTTCTCTGCTATGGCATTAGAAAG GAAAATCGCTTCTGTCTCATCCCGTTCATGCTGTCGATCGTGTTCGACTGGGTTGCGTATCTGATCGCCAACACACGCAACGGTTCCGCAATGCCCTATCAAGTGTGGTTGGTGACAACAG CGCTATTCCTGTACGTGTTTGTCACACTGATTGGGCTGTACAAGCTGTTTCAAATGAAGCTTAAGGAAGGCACCGACCGGTCGGACGAGTTTAACAAAACGATGTGCCTGTGA
- the LOC120950120 gene encoding anaphase-promoting complex subunit 15 has protein sequence MIPFYPSLQPSAAYNFWFSVDESYDDDAEVNNLETEHTEWLNRITLIGQELTPIGKSSNEQHMENMDTEDEDANDESDDSDNSDDDDDDMDDMNNTRNLPDEITVVTGGYMGDDTHADTL, from the exons ATGATTCCGTTCTACCCTTCGCTGCAACCGTCTGCGGCGTACAACTTTTGGTTTTCCGTTGATGAGTCGTACGACGATGATGCCGAAGTGAATAACCTGGAAACGGAACACACGGAATGG CTAAACCGAATCACCTTAATCGGACAGGAACTGACGCCAATTGGCAAAAGCTCCAACGAGCAGCACATGGAAAACATGGACACGGAGGATGAGGATG CGAACGACGAAAGCGATGATTCGGACAACtcggacgacgacgatgacgatatGGATGATATGAACAATACGCGGAACCTGCCGGATGAAATTACCGTCGTTACCGGTGGATACATGGGGGATGACACGCACGCAGACACGCTGTAG
- the LOC120950108 gene encoding RNA-binding protein 1-like isoform X2 — protein MARYREWDLQCKVYVGNLGSSASKHEIESAFGKYGPLRNVWVARNPPGFAFVEFEDKRDAEDAVRSLDGTRCCGTRIRVEMSSGRSRRDERTRRPRRSYRSRSPRRSRSRSRSMSRERDRDRRSRSGSRDRR, from the exons ATGGCGCGTTACCGTGAGTGGGACCTGCAGTGCAAGGTTTACGTGGGCAATTTGGGCTCGTCGGCGTCGAAGCACGAGATCGAAAGTGCGTTCGGCAAGTATGGCCCGCTGCGGAACGTCTGGGTGGCTCGCAATCCTCCCGGTTTCGCCTTCGTAGAGTTCGAGGATAAGCGTGATGCGGAGGACGCAGTTCGCTCGCTGGATGGAAC ACGATGCTGCGGAACGCGTATCCGGGTGGAGATGTCTTCTGGCCGCTCGCGACGCGACGAACGCACCCGCCGACCCCGCCGCTCGTACAG ATCTCGATCACCACGTCGTTCCAGATCCCGCAGCCGCAGCATGAGCCGTGAGCGCGATCGCGACCGTCGCAGCCGCAGTGGATCTCGCGACCGGCGCTAA
- the LOC120950108 gene encoding RNA-binding protein 1-like isoform X3, whose product MARYREWDLQCKVYVGNLGSSASKHEIESAFGKYGPLRNVWVARNPPGFAFVEFEDKRDAEDAVRSLDGTRCCGTRIRVEMSSGRSRRDERTRRPRRSYRSRSRSMSRERDRDRRSRSGSRDRR is encoded by the exons ATGGCGCGTTACCGTGAGTGGGACCTGCAGTGCAAGGTTTACGTGGGCAATTTGGGCTCGTCGGCGTCGAAGCACGAGATCGAAAGTGCGTTCGGCAAGTATGGCCCGCTGCGGAACGTCTGGGTGGCTCGCAATCCTCCCGGTTTCGCCTTCGTAGAGTTCGAGGATAAGCGTGATGCGGAGGACGCAGTTCGCTCGCTGGATGGAAC ACGATGCTGCGGAACGCGTATCCGGGTGGAGATGTCTTCTGGCCGCTCGCGACGCGACGAACGCACCCGCCGACCCCGCCGCTCGTACAG ATCCCGCAGCCGCAGCATGAGCCGTGAGCGCGATCGCGACCGTCGCAGCCGCAGTGGATCTCGCGACCGGCGCTAA
- the LOC120950108 gene encoding uncharacterized protein LOC120950108 isoform X1 — translation MARYREWDLQCKVYVGNLGSSASKHEIESAFGKYGPLRNVWVARNPPGFAFVEFEDKRDAEDAVRSLDGTRCCGTRIRVEMSSGRSRRDERTRRPRRSYRANSSMILLLLLLLHDSVFRHRTSSCPNFASSATSVKSTTATTTTTTTTTINSTNFTTTITTTKNTTTTTTTTTTSTTTSTTNNTSTASKSPGRCGSISSRPDHSFSGDQHHHHHHHYYCYYFYHYYYCYHSCCYCVHAHVLLPVLPQAPVAATPLLAAVAAAATAEAAAATTAAATALRFLLQRASATAAALQSDGLQFCSLLPLLLLLLLPLLLPPPQQQQLLLLLLVHHLPPHPLHHRLDSSDGRLSSTTTHSPVLLRRDTCRLHPVPAPRPPW, via the exons ATGGCGCGTTACCGTGAGTGGGACCTGCAGTGCAAGGTTTACGTGGGCAATTTGGGCTCGTCGGCGTCGAAGCACGAGATCGAAAGTGCGTTCGGCAAGTATGGCCCGCTGCGGAACGTCTGGGTGGCTCGCAATCCTCCCGGTTTCGCCTTCGTAGAGTTCGAGGATAAGCGTGATGCGGAGGACGCAGTTCGCTCGCTGGATGGAAC ACGATGCTGCGGAACGCGTATCCGGGTGGAGATGTCTTCTGGCCGCTCGCGACGCGACGAACGCACCCGCCGACCCCGCCGCTCGTACAG GGCAAACTCTTCTAtgatactactactactactactactccacGACAGCGTCTTCCGCCACAGAACATCATCTTGTCCAAATTTTGCTAGTAGCGCTACTAGTGTTAAGTCTACTAccgcaaccaccaccaccaccaccaccaccaccatcaattCCACCAAttttaccaccaccatcacaaccACCAAAAatacaaccaccaccaccaccactactactacttctactactacttccaccaccaacaaTACTTCTACTGCGAGCAAGAGCCCCGGCCGGTGCGGCTCAATCTCTTCTAGACCCGATCATTCGTTTTCCGGcgaccaacaccaccaccaccaccaccattactactgctactacttctaccattactactactgctaccacTCCTGCTGCTACTGCGTGCATGCGCACGTGCTTCTTCCTGTACTTCCGCAAGCGCCCGTCGCCGCAACACCACTACtggcagcagtggcagcagcagcaacagcagaagcagcagcagcaacaacagcggcAGCGACAGCACTGCGCTTCCTCTTGCAGCGGGCTTCAGCAACGGCAGCGGCCCTCCAATCCGACGGCCTACAGTTCTGCAGTTTGCTTCCTCttctactgctactactactaccactgctactaccaccaccacaacaacaacaactactactactgctactagtTCATCATCTTCCTCCACATCCTCTCCATCATCGGCTGGACAGTAGCGACGGTCGCCtgagcagcaccaccacgcaCAGCCCCGTTCTTCTTCGCCGCGACACGTGCCGCCTTCATCCAGTGCCCGCGCCTCGTCCCCCGTGGTGA